The Pyrus communis chromosome 12, drPyrComm1.1, whole genome shotgun sequence genomic sequence CAAATAGACAGTTTatcatgaatatgttacttggtatctacattattgatttgatttaaatatttaaataactaaatgatcttaattgaaatgattttttgtaggatgatttatgaaaattaaaaagttaaatagtttcaattataaaatttgtaCTAAGAAAGGCATTATTCACAAGGGGAATGAACTCATTCTAAATGGGAATGCaagtattatgttttttatttactaAAAAGATCGACACTGGGTttgtctctctttctccctaacAAAGCCTAGCAGAAACAACAAACTTGAAACCCTTCCGCCGTCGGCCTCCAACTTCCGCTTGGGGCCGTTGGCAGCCacccttttcaattttcatttttatcttcCTCCCTCTTTCTTCCTCGTACTGCGATGGTCTCGGCTCCCGATGTGGTTGGAGATCTATCTCCAGATGTTTTGTCCCTCCCCGCAACTGCGATCGCCCCGATCCCCTTCATGGATCAGTGGAGCAACTTGCCACCTACTGGTGGTGTGGACGAAACTTTGTTTCCGGGTTTTGTGCCCATGTTTCAAGGTCTTACTCCTTTGATTTGGGGTTCTTGGGGCTGATTTTGGGACTCTGCGCTCAATCTCCTCCAATACTTCGAATCTGCTTCCGGTCAGAGACAACTATATGTTGTCACCCCTTCAAAGGTCTGGTATCTCTTTAGAATGGTGTTTACACCACCTGACCTTTTTGGTTACAGCTTGGTTCTAGGCATTCGTTTGCGTTTGTTTTCGTCTAAGGACCGGATTTGTGGCGTCCAGGATGGGTTTGGTTCTTCTTGATTTGCATGTTGGGCTTCTTTTCACCAACTTTGAAGCATTGAAGGATTTTTTTATTGCTCTATATGATGGTATCTCTCTGTTTTTCTGTTCGCCGGTCGTCTTCATCCTGTTTGCGGCGGTTGAAGCGGTGGGTGATCTGTTGACGAGGGGTCACTTCTGCAGCGGTTTTAGGGTTATGGTTACCAGATTTTTCAGAGGGGTCACTTTTGGGCCTCTTCAGGTGGGCTCTAGCTTTTGGGCCGAGCCACATCTTTTGTGATTTTCTTTTATGCCTTAGGTACCCTATAATTGAGAACCCATACCCGATGATTGTATAAGTGACGTCTCATTTGTATCTATCTCATTTATGAGGCTGTGGTTTTTGTACTGTCTCCGTTTGGACTTTGTTATAAAATTCctccttttaacccaaaaaagaaaaaaaaggactaGAGAGATTGGCTTTCACCCGAAAGGCCATGAGAGAAGACTGGAGAATAAAATCTAGAAAACTGTCTCAACCCCCATGAACGTTAGCTGAACACGATTGATGAGAAAACTTAACCAAACGAAACTGCAAGGACGGAAATACCAAACCGTAACGGAAACCAAGAACCAATACCCAAAAGCTGGAAAACCAGGAAAGACGATGACATacgaagcagcagcagcaagaaATACAATAtttgttttagggttttaatctGAATTTTTTGTGGTGAGAAGGAAAAATCACAAGGAAAATATGGTGGAAGTATTGTTCAGGATGAAGAGAGAGGTGATTGAAGATGTTGCAATAATAGTGGGGTTGGTAGCTTATTTTGAAAGGTACGTAAATACGCAGTTCTCTTCAGCTaggatattaataattaaagtaattatattaattaatttctcGGTCTTTTTTAGATTACAAATAGTTTGGTTTTAGTAGATTTCGATGTTTGATGATACATTTGTGTTTCAGGCACACATGGGCGAAGAAAATCAGCTTGAAGTTCATGATACAGTTGGTTTTGATCGCCTTTGGAGGGTACGAAATTTCTAAAATCATTTTGTTTCTAGTTAGTTATAATTTGCATAATTCCCTTGAATTTTATCTGGAAACCACTTTAAGATATTCACTTTTTTTATTCTGTGCTACCTTTTTTCTCTCCTGATAATGTGGAAAGTGAAGGATCACTCGTTCTAAATTTAGGATATGCAATCTAATTAGTGTTCTTCAATTTCACCAAACTCTCAATGgatttttttaggtttttcttcTATATTTCATTTGAGTTATTTCTAAAACCTGTGCTGGAAATTGCTGGTCAGAAGACCTTGAATACATGTTTTGAATTCCCCCCAGTCATAATTTATGAACTTTCAAAGCTAATGTATTTTCCTGGTAAAAGATGAGGACAAACATAACTGAGAGTTTTGATGATTTCATATGTTTATCTTTTTTACATGGAAATATGTTTATGTTGATCTCTTTCATTTTTCGTTTGAAATTTCAACAGAACTAATTATATGTTGTGCAAGTgagcatttttcatttttattctcACCACTCTAAGACTCCTAGACAACTTGGGGGAAGAATTTCGTTAGCTACAACTTGTTCTCGAAGGAGGTGGAATCTGTGTCCCACAAGCTTCTGTTAATGAAGTTCTTACAGTACTGGTTCGTCTATAGGTCTTGAAGTAGcaaaaatatgattaaaaaatattacatgCTCTCCAGATATATGTTTTGACTAAATTGTTAACAAAAACTAAGGGAGATAATACTTTCACACTAGAATATGAATTTGTATGGTACATCGACAAGATTTTTAGTTTGTAATGGTATTTGCGTGCACTCCTAATAAGTGATCGAGGTGATGTTTAAGCAAATTTCCCTTTGTAGACACTGAAATGTAAAGGTTTGGATAAAAAATAGGAGAGTGCTAGTGATATTATTaaagtacccaaaaaaaaaaatctttaagtTTTGAACTTGAAATGGCATAATAGTTGTTTATCATCTTTGGTTGACAGATTTAATCTTCCTAATATTACTTTTTCTTAATAATATAGAATAAATaagttttttctttcaaattcttTAGATGAAGCTCACACTATATGTGTGAGGATTTAAGGTGTTCGTGTGAGAGAAGGTTTTTTCCCTAAAAACGTGGGAtgaacattttaaatttttaaagagGTGTGCAAACACGGATTCtggattagggtttttttttttccacagtTTGTGCATGTACCTAAATCCATATCATGAATTCCAATTATTGTACACACAGTATGAGTAAATGAAAGATTTGGAAGTCTGATTGTGTTTGTCATATTCGTGTCGTTTTTGTGTTATATTAGTTATCTTAACGAATCGTGTCATGTCAAACTCATTACCTTAACGGGTTCTTAATAGGTGACCTGTTATTTTTGTGTCATTTCGTTTTCTGGTTATAAGTTGTGTAAGAAATTGACAAGCTTGTTAAtacacaataattttttgtcgGAAAATCAGACggtaaaaatttcatatatagcCACTTGAGCTGCATGCCTTTTACATGTTTTAATTTATTGAAGTACATATAGTattcttcataaaaaaaaatcgaggtgtttgataaccatttcatttctattttttttccctttatatCACAAAGTTGTGATCTCTCTTTGATTTGATAATAAAATGCAGATgctatgataaaaaaaaattaaaaaaaaggctACTTTCTTGAGTTTTCCAAATTTGACTTGGCTTTTGTATTTAAAACAgtaaccaaacaagtttttagtaTTCAATGTTTAAAACAATGGAAACAAAACactgaaatgattatcaaacaggCTCTTAGTGatgattgttttggttttgaatcAATATAAATTAACTTTTGAACTGAAACATATATAGATTCTTTAAATTCAGGGGTGGTACTATCCACACACTCTTTTTACCTTTCAACCATATTCTGTTAATGTCTATCATTTGATtctctttaatttattcaatctaacgTTGGAATCGAGAGAGTTTGTAGAAGGTAAAAAAAGGTGTAAATTTGCTACCACcctaaatttaaattgtttttacaCTTTCTTGTCCTCTTCCTtctctaaattaaaaaaaaataaacgtaGAAAGCCATGAAAGAAGAAGTGGtattaatttgatttctttgtttcttgttttgcaGGGTAACTTTGTTCCAGACATTATTTCTAAAGGGGATCCAATTTACTTCACCAGCAATGGCAGCAGCCATGCCAAACCTTGCTCCTGGGTTTATTTTCATCATCGCCTGTACTGTTAGGTATTTAACCTTacatcatttttctttcttttttttccaaagtAAATGTAATGGTAAGAAGAACATGAAGACAAAGAAGTGGCAAACTAATCGAATAGTTAACATAACATGCGGATAACCATTTGGTCTGATTAATGACATTTAGTCTCGTGTTTGTTGGAAAATCGTAATGCAAATCTCATGTACGGAAAATTGTTGAATTAAAAGTAGATAGTAACATAATTTACAATGGTTATGCAGATTGGAGAGAGTAAAAATTAGTTGCATATACAGCAAAATGAAGATTCTAGGCACAATTCTGTGTGTAGTAGGAGCTATCACACTGAGCGTAATGCAAACCGCCGCCAGTCCTACCAAAACAGAAGCAGGGCCCCAAGTTCGAGCTAGTTCTCCTGAATTTCTCTTTGATAAGCAAAAGATTATTGGTCGCTTGTATCTCCTTGCTGCTGTGTTTGTTTTGTCCAGCAATACTGTCTTGCAGGTGAACATTTAACTAGGTTGAAAATAACTGTTAACGTTGATTGTGGTCAGACTGTAAATCTGAATCATTGATACGGTTGGTTTTTTAAAATGTGTAGTACAGATTTACAGACCTacaatgtgacatcccgtcccgaaattaTCGAAATCGTACGTgtgaaatgactactttgcccCTAGTTCATTTTCGTtacattattggttgttttgtgtggtgtggcatgtgctgggccacacacacacacattgtcACTCTCCTCTATCCCCTGTccctttccctgtctctctctctctcccgagctcCATTCCTTCCCTTCTCTTTGGAAACGtacgcacacacacacaactacaCCAAACCCttacagatcgaggaaaccaagtaCACCTTCAAGCtcgtgaggttgagaggagcacgatcgtaccattttcaggtgagaactctaacgttttcacgtcgtttcaaggtggtccgatttgagtactattcatgcgaACGTAAATACTAACGTTTTAGGAaatttgaagctcgtaggtagcttggtggtgtcccaaggagcctcggagtgcttcgtttgaagagTTTTGACGTCAGGATCACCGTGGTCagagttggccggttttggataGTTTGCACAGGTAAGTTCTGGTGGTTTTTGACCCTTAAAACTTGTATatcgttgttctactagttctaGGCGTCGTTTTGGTGcaagaatcatgaaaaatggttgagaaacgagtgagaaaacacggttttaaaatttcccagttttccggcgccggaggttcgccggagaaggagacggaatattccgtcaagtctgacggaatattcctgacgccgttaacggaatctgtcaaaactgacggaatattccttacggcgtcagttgacgccgtcagcgtgccaggcacgtgcctgcgcgtggccggcgcgtgggggcgcgtgcggcggagaaaattttttctaaaaatatgggtgtgatcctgaggttgtgtagagcacgttggtatattcatttgtccaatttgagcaatgtatgagaagttattacgagaagttggttatgtgctttaaaattgacgtttttatagttgtttcgcatataggtgatacgtatcccgaggacgagcgtggtcactcgaggtaggggggctacgacccttccacctaccagtgagtgggcttttggttttctgtatatacctatatactatattttcccagaaattgaattaatgtttattagtttatgccatgcattacattgTCGTTATTCATGCATCGTTGGTTatgttagtagttgcatatatatatatatatatatatatatatatatatacatatgcatattgggtgctgtggacgcacaggtaagtgccaggtaagtgttattcatatttacatttagtagtagtttgagatgcttagagagctaataacctgcacccccggtgttagtgctcccgcccagagtagggcacagtccttcatgtgatgttcacctcccgcaccacatgctcagcttggatccaagttaggtgcacagtcctgtcgtacagaccactttaggtggttccgactcgtaggtgacccgcgattattcgcacagccttcacgtgatcgtagcactagagcgtatatatgtattacacccaggcctgtcgtacataccactttaggtggttccgactcgtgggcaggttcagttattgagtatGAGATTTGAGCTTTATatgtagccgtacaggtcacgttaggtgactccggctgccagattatatgttatgatTACGATCTATACctgagcacttacatttcattatgaggttccgacatggcatattcttgagcatgattggcatacccttgagcatgattggcatatctatacatacgtatatatgtttattttctgggaggtatacaggttttacggcgaggggttagaatgtatgtttactaaatggttttcgaaaagctttgtttttgcccactcacgcttttgttttgcgcccctccaagttctagttgcttagcagtttcggtggtttcccagagggcttttccggcatttctgacagacactcaccagcgtaaggtcaccttcgggtgtactgttgtcgcatcttttcttttggactgctgtggACTTGCTCTGAATCTGtgtttcacttacgctagcacttgttttagtactttgtatgctagtttttaattattcgtactttttatattactactttattagcttccgcacgtgcacatggctacgtcaccttcgtgtgacggccagcactccttgatctcggtcggggtgtgtcatacaACATAAACACTTGTCTAGGAAAAGAAGATTGTCCTTGCGTAATATActatattttgttatttatttgtactttttgtGATGTTTGACAGGCTACAACCTTGGGTGATTTTCCTGCACCTATGTCCCTGTGCGTCATAACATCATTGATAGGAGTGTTTCTAACTGCAGCTGTACAATATGTTCAAGACCACAAAATAGAAACTGGCTGGCCACCTGTGAGTGCAAGACAATTAATTGGCTTCTCTCTACTGGTGAGTACGCTTCTCTTGTGTCTTTTTTGATACTTTCATATGCATTGAACGTATAATAAGTCGTAATCCTAATCACTTTCTCCACCTATCATCACTCCGGCTAGTCCTAAGGGCTTAGTATATATGACTGCAGTCTTTAACACCGCTTTTTTAATCAAATCTTCACAGGGAGGTGCAGTGAGCGGAGCATGTGTGAGCTTCAACGGATGGGCAATGAAGAAAAGAGGGCCGGTTTTGGTTTCCATGTTTAGCCCTATTGGAACAGTCTTCTCAGTTGTTCTCTCAGTTGTAACATTGGGAGATGCCATTAGTGTTGGAAGGtactttaattaaaataaaatttgaaggaaTCGTTCTAGGGGCTATATATAGACTAATCAGCCGTAAGGAATGTGCATGATTTTCACGCACAGTACTAGTGTTAATGTGACGATACAATTCGTATACTGAAAAATTCAGTACATATGTTATAAATTAGCTTAATAATGCTCGACATTAATCAGCAAGAGTTCCTGCATTTTTAACTGTGTTTTTGCAGAATGATGAAGGGGCAACAAATACCACTTGGAATATTTGACTTTATAGAGATGGTGCTTGAGAAGAGTATGGATACGGGCAACTGAGACATTTCAAATCTagggttttcttttcttatatATTTGGGAAAGCTACACAGAAAATATATAACCTACAAGTTGAGCAAAAAAAAAGACTCATTCGGCAGGCATTCTTTCAGGAGTTAATAATTAAACACTTAAGACCACACTGTTACATCATTTTTGAGCCACTGGGTTGGGGTTTTTAGATGTAGTAAAACGTTATTATATACAAAATCAAGTCGAGGCTGCTATGGAGCTAGCATTGTATATGGTATTGTACAAACAAATCACAATGCATATTaactacaataattttttttatatataatattttttatgtgCTTTCGTTCTTTAAAGAACTTTCTAGAACACACAACGTGACAAATACGATCAATTATGGTTAATATGCATTACGTGACAAATATGATCAAAGTGAGAGTTAAAGTAGGTCACACAATCCTATTGAATATTGTCTGttgattttatttgattaattcaatTCGATGATCAGAAAATAAGCAGAGCGTGTGAGAAGAAGGAGTGAGTGAAAATCAACTCCCAGTTGAGAAATGAGTACTGAATTATTTTAGGCATAACACTAGTAGAAAAACCATTTGCACGACCAAACTTTATGCGACGACATAAAAATCGTCACGCAAAACAGGTTAGCGTGACAAAGGTAACATTCCGTCGCTCAAACCCGTCGGAAATAATTTAACGGGAGAAACATCATGAGCGACACCATGTTTAGTCACACAAAAGTAGCTTAAGCGACAAAAATGCACGAATGCCTGTATTTTTGGCTCCAAAAAAGCACGACTAATTTTTTGTCATGCAAAGGTTCTGTCAGTTGTTTGGTCAAAATGTTGAATGCGGTATTTACTCCAtggttttgcgcgacgaaggtttcgtcgcgcaaagtagtCTGAATTCCTTTAAATAGCTAGTTTTGCTCTTTCTCTTCACAATTCAATCCGAAAACTCTTTACTTTCATCGAACTattattcaaatttttgtttgtttttccgTACGCGATGGGGGCTCTGGTGGTCCTTCGTCAAAAAGAGTTCAGGGCGAAGGTTTCGAGAAAGGTAATACATActaaattttgttgtttgtttaattaattaaatatttaagtaGACTaatataagtttttattttgttggtagacaagaaaaagaagagagatgtGACATGCGTTTGATACACTTCTTCAGCTAAGAGCCACTACCGAATCACTTACACAGAATTAGTATGTTATCAGAAGTCGGATATGGTGAACAAGTTTAGGGGTGACGTCGGGGTATTGGTGCGTGATAGATGCAGAGTGAATTGGGAATCTTGGAGAGACGTTCTCGAGGAGATAAAGATGGTCATGATAGATGCATTAGCAGTATGTgtaaattattaattagttaaataaaaatttagttctttagataaaatataatagtgatatgtaatttatttatttttgcatatCAGCCTGATTGGGATATTGACAAAAGTGACGCAAATCCGATAAATTGCATTGACATCGTGTTCAAGTATCATTTTCGGGAGTTGAAGTTTGATGTTGAACGTGACGCAGAGCGGCAAAGAGTGGCTGGACTAGCGGactattagaatttttttttttattagtctatttatggtttattaaataatgacactgaattattattagtttggaaaaataaatttatatggactgtatttattttgttttgttccaAGAACAGATTtccaaaatattataatattgacATTATTTTGTTGAGAAACTGTTTTCGAGatggaataaaataaatattttcagTTAATCGTGCAAGGCTTTACGCGACAAAACTTTTGTCGCTAAAACCTTTGTGGGACGAGATTTCGCCGCTTAAAAACACTGTGAAACAGTCGGTTAACGTTTAAGGCGTCGTATTTACTGCATATTAAGACTTAATTACGCGACAAAATTTTGGTCATGCATAACATTGAGGGACAAGACTTCGTCGTGCAAAGCAATGGTCGGTGGCGTTGAAATCATGGCATTTATTTCgtactttgcacgacgaaggtTTCGTCGCTCAAAGGTTATGCGTGATAAATATATGTTGtaaataattatttgaatatATGTGTAATAGTGTAACTATACTCTTGATGATACGAACaaagagttgatgaagttgatggaagAGGGGTTGAAGAGGGGTTACAAGCAGTGGCGTTATGACGTGGAGTGGAATGGAGGACCAGTGAATTCGTGCGGCGGAACATCAGAGGATAGAGGCCACTCAAACTCTAGGGTTCCAGTGGGTTAAGTGAAATTGGGACTTTTTCCTGCCAAATTTGACTTGGCCAAgggtataaaacttgctctactcattgagatcttctgttctatgaaatttgagaatttttaaaaatagttgaTATTTTCCGACGAGTCGAGGCGGTCGACCGCCATCCGCGGCGGTGCGTGGCTAGGGGGCCAACACTGCCATTTGATGCATATTTTGTTATTCTAATTTACGTATTTGGAATACAATTGAAGTGCTTTGATAACTTAACACTAATGTGGAACACTTCTATTAATTGAATATTTtcaaaaatgatttgaaatttaaatgtgaactacgaataaCTTGATCCCTTCATAGgatatgtaggcagtctaacgagatggTTAGATGCAGCAATAATAGGATTGAATTTAATTTATGGTGGTTAAGAGGAGATTTATTAACCATGAATTATTTGGGCCTATCTTAGTAATTGGCTTCCGAAGTAATATTTTCGGGACGTTACAATATGATATTCTGGACCGAGATCCTGACGACAATGACGATGACAACAACTTTGTCGACTAACTCCTTGAAACTTTGACACAAATTGGTGCAGGAACACTTTGGGATACTAATATTGTCCAAGAAT encodes the following:
- the LOC137709963 gene encoding WAT1-related protein At5g47470-like, with protein sequence MVEVLFRMKREVIEDVAIIVGLVAYFERHTWAKKISLKFMIQLVLIAFGGVTLFQTLFLKGIQFTSPAMAAAMPNLAPGFIFIIACTVRLERVKISCIYSKMKILGTILCVVGAITLSVMQTAASPTKTEAGPQVRASSPEFLFDKQKIIGRLYLLAAVFVLSSNTVLQATTLGDFPAPMSLCVITSLIGVFLTAAVQYVQDHKIETGWPPVSARQLIGFSLLGGAVSGACVSFNGWAMKKRGPVLVSMFSPIGTVFSVVLSVVTLGDAISVGRMMKGQQIPLGIFDFIEMVLEKSMDTGN